The genomic region TCGACACCTACCACCACATCGACGCGCGCGTGGTCTACATGCGGCGCGCGGCCGGCGTCCTGCGCCCGGGCGGACGCGTGGCGATCGTCGACTGGCACAAGCGGCCGCTGCCGGAGGGGCCGGCGATGGACCACAAGCTCGCCGAGGAGCAGGTGGTGGCCGAGATGGAGCGCGCCGGCTACCGCCTCCTGTCGGCGCCGGACGTGCTGCCGTATCAGTACGTGCTGATCTTCGCGCGCCGGTGACGGCGATGCTGGCAGCGCTGGGGCTGGCGGCGTTCTTCGCCGTGCAGGTGCTCGGGCTGCTGCTGATCCCGCTCGGGCTGCCCGGCATCTGGCTCCAGGTCGCGGCGTGCGCGGGCGTGGTGCTGGCGTCGGACGGCGTGCGGCTCGGCTGGGGCTGGGTGGCGACGTTCGCGGGGCTCGCGGTGGTGGGCGAGGTCGTCGAGTTCCTCTTGGGTCAATGGGGCGCGCGCCGCTTCGGCGGCTCGCACGCGGCGGGGTGGGGCGCGCTCGTCGGCGGCATCGTCGGGGCGTTCGTCGGCGGCATCCCGATCCCGGTGCTCGGGGCGGTCGTGATGTCGTTCGTCGACACCTTCGCCGGCGCCATCGCCGGCGAGATGTGGGCGCGGCGCCACGGCGCGCCGGACCTCCGCATCGGCGTCGGCGCGGTCCTCGGGCGCGCCGTGGGCGTCGCGACCAAGCTGGCGCTGGCGCTGGTGATCCTGATCCTGTCGGCGGCGGCGTTGCTCTTCGAGACGGGGCCGGGCCCTCAGGCGTCGGGCGCCGGGCACTCGATCACGCAGGCCATCGTGCCGCGGCAGCAGGTGCGGCAGTGGCCGTCGGGGATCGCCGTGTGCCAGCAACCGATGCCACCCGGCTGGAGCGGCGCCCCGGTGCCGGCGCGCAGATCGGCGGGCAGGAGCCCGATCAGGCCGGAGGGGAGCGGTGAGACGACGCTGTGGGTGCTGGGCTCGCCGAGCGCGGGACGGTGGAAGTGCACCAGCTCGCTCGCGCCCCGCGTGTAGATCAGCTCGAGGTCGGTGGGGCTCGCCAGCAGCACGAAGTCCGGACCCCCGTCCTGCTGCAGGAACGCGGCCAGCGCCGGATCGGCCGCCGCCTCCTGGCGCAGCACCTCGGCGCCGAGGTCGCGCGCGTCGAGGATCTGCCCGAGGTAGCGGGTGTCCGGCGTGTGTCGCAGGCCGCTCTTCTTCGCGGCGCCGCCGCAGGCGGCGAGGAGGCAGAGGAGGAGGGCGAGCCCGGCGAGCCGTCGCATGGGGCCTCCCGGTAGCAGACCGCCCCGGCGCCTCCAAAGGGCCGAACGTTGACACGCGCCCCTCGGTGCGGATCATCGGACGGCTATGCCGCAGTTCATCTACACCATGAAGGACCTTCGGAAGACCACGCCGCAGGGCAAGGAGATTCTGAAGGGCATCTGGCTCTCATTCTACCACGGGGCGAAGATCGGCGTGCTCGGCCACAACGGCGCCGGCAAGTCGACGCTGCTCCGGATCATGGCCGGGCAGGACCAGGACTTCGGCGGCGAGGCCGTCCTCGGCGACGGCTACAAGGTCGGCCACCTCCCGCAGGAGCCCGTCCTCGATCCCAAGAAGACGGTGCGCGAGGTCGTCGAGGAGGGCGTCGCCGCCACCCGCGACCTGCTGACCCGCTTCGAGGAGCTCTCGATGAAGCTCGGCGAGCCCATGTCGGACGACGAGATGGAGAAGCTCCTCGCCGAGCAGGGCCGTCTCCAGGACCAGATCGACGCCGCCAACGCCTGGGAGCTCGACCACCAGCTCGAGGTGGCGATGGACGCGCTCCGCTGCCCGCCGCCCGACGCGTCGGTGCAGCACCTCTCGGGCGGCGAGCGCCGTCGCGTCGCGCTCTGCCGGCTTCTCCTCCAGCAGCCCGATCTGCTGCTCCTCGACGAGCCGACGAACCACCTCGACGCCGAGTCGGTCGCGTGGCTCGAGCAGCACCTCCAGGAGTACAAGGGCACGGTGGTCGCGATCACCCACGACCGCTACTTCCTCGACAACGTCGCCGGCTGGATCCTGGAGCTCGACCGCGGCGCCGGCATCCCCTGGGAGGGCAACTACTCCTCCTGGCTGGAGCAGAAGCAGAACCGTCTCGCCCAGGAGGAGAAGGAGACGTCGGCCCGCCAGCGCACGCTCCAGCGCGAGCTCGAGTGGGTGCGGATGGCGCCGCGCGCGCGCCAGGCGAAGGGCAAGGCGCGCCTCGCCAACTACGAGCAGCTGCTCGCCGAAGACCAGGCGCAGGAGCAGCGCCAGGGCGTGCAGCAGATCACCATCCCGCCCGGCCCGCGGCTCGGCGACCTCGTCGTCGAGGCCAAGGACCTGCAGAAGGCGTTCGACGAGAAGCTGCTCTTCGAGGGCCTGTCGTTCACGCTGCCGAAGGGCGGCATCGTCGGCGTCATCGGCCCGAACGGCGCCGGCAAGACGACGCTGTTCAAGATGATCACCGGCAGCGAGCAGCCCGACCGCGGTGCCCTCCGCCTCGGCGACACCGTCGTCCCGGCCTACGTCGACCAGAGCCGCGAGGCGCTGCACCCCGACTGGAGCCTCTGGCAGGAGATCTCCGACGGCGGCAACGAGATCGTCATGGTCGGCAAGCGCGAGGTGAACTCGCGCGCCTACGCCGCCAGCTTCAACTTCAAGGGCGCCGACCAGCAGAAGAAGGTCGGCAGCCTCTCGGGCGGCGAGCGCAACCGCCTGCACCTCGCGAAGCTCCTGAAGAGCGGCGGCAACCTGCTGCTGCTCGACGAGCCGACCAACGACCTCGACGTCGACACGCTGCGCGCGCTCGAGGAGGCGCTGCTGCAGTTCGCCGGCTGCGCGGTCGTCATCAGCCACGACCGCTGGTTCCTCGACCGCATCGCCACCCACATCCTGGCCTTCGAGGGCGACAGCAAGGTGGTGTGGTTCGAGGGCAACTACCAGGACTACGAAGCGGACCGGAAGAAGCGCCTCGGCGCCGAGGCCGAGCGCCCGCATCGCATCAAGTACCGCCGCCTGACGGCGTAAACGGCGGGCGGCGCCGGCCGGGCAACGGCCGGCGCCGTCGCGTCGGCGGCCCCTGCGGCCCCTGCGGCGCCGGCGGCGGGCGGCCGCGGCAGCTCTCCTTCGAGCGGTTGCTCGGGTCGTCGTCGGCGCAGAGCCGCCGCCGCGACGCCACGCCACGGCGCCCGCGTCAGCTCACAGCACCTCCTCCACTTTCTCCGAAGGCCGGGCGATCACCGCGCGCTCGCCGCGGATCACCACCGGGCGCTCCATCAGCTCCGGGTGCTCGAGCAGGAGGGCGACCACCTCGTCGCGGGTGGTGTAGGACGCCGGGTCGAGCCCCAGCTCCTTGAAGCGCTTGTCCTTGCGGACGAGGTCGGCGGGAGGGCCGGCGAGGAGGGTGAGGAAGCGCTCCAGGGTGGCGCGGTCGGGGGGAGCCTCGAGGTAGAGGACGACGTCGTGGGGGACGTTGCGCTCGCGGAGGATATCGAGGGCGCCGCGGGACTTTCCGCAGGCGGGGTTGTGGTAGACGGTCACGCGCTCCATGCGGGCGTCGTAGCGGAGCGGCGGCGGCGGTCGCAAGGTGCGGCGGCGACGGCGTCAGAGCGGGCCGATCCGCATGCGGGCGTCGACGACGATGGCGCCGCGGCCGGGCTCGAGCACTTTCACCGGGTTCAGGTCGAGCTCGCGCAGCTCGGGGACGACGTCGACCAGGGCCGAGATGCGCAGCACGATCTGCGCGAGCGCGGCGCGGTCGCCGGGCGGGGCGCCGCGGTAGCCGTCGAGCAGCGGCGCGGCGCGCAGGCGGGCGAGCATCTCCTCGGCGTCGCGGTCGGTGACCGGGGGGACGCAGAAGGCGACGTCGCGCAGGAGCTCGACCAGGACGCCGCCGAGACCGCAGACGACGAGCGGGCCGAAGGTCGGGTCGCTGGTGACGCCGACCAGCGCTTCGATGCCGCCCGGGACCTGCCGCTGGAGCACGACCGCCTCGAGCGTCGTGCCGGCGCGGGCGACGCGGTCGCGCAGCAGGTCGACGGCGGGCGCGACGGCGGCCGCGTCGCCGATGTCGCGCAGCACGGCGCCGGCGTCGCTCTTGCGCAGGAGGCCGGGGGCGACGGCCTTCAGCACCAGGGGGAAGCCGAGGCGGGCGGCGGCGGCCCGCGCATCGCGCGGGGCGACGACCACCGTTTCGGCATGATCGATGCCGACGGCGCGCAGGATGGTGGCGATGTCGTCGGCATCGAGCCAGGTGGCGCCGCCGGCGGTGTCGAGAGCGCGCTCGACGACGGCGCGGACGGCGTCGCGGGCGAAGTCGTCGAGGACGTGGGCGCTGCCCGGGGGACGCCGGCGCCAGGCGCCGTACTGGGCGGCGGCGGCGAGCGCGGCGGCGGCATTCTCGGGGAAGTCGTAGGCCGGGATGGCGCGGCGCGGACCGGTGCCGAGCAGCGCGGGGGCGCCGCGCGCGGAGAGGAACACCGTCAGCACGGGCTTCTCGGCGGGCATCTCGCCGGCGGCGACGGCGATCGCCGCCGCCGCCTCGGCGGGATGCGTGACCAGGGCGGGGACGTAGACGACCACCACCGCGTCGACCCCCGGATCGCGGCCGACGGCGAGCGTCGCCTGCCGGTAGGCGTCCGGCACGGCCGTCGGCCGCAGGTCGACCGGGTTGGCGGCGGCGACGCCCGCCGGCAGCGCCGCGGCGGTCTCGGCTGCGAGCGCGGGCAGCGTGAGGCCGCGGGCGATGCAGGCGTCGGCGAGCAGGGTGGCCGGTGCACCCGCGTTGGTGACGACGCCGACGCGCAGGCCCGGCGGCACGGGCTGCGTCGCCAGCAGCGTCGCGACGTCGAACATGCCCTCGAGCGTGTCGGTGCGCAGCACGCCGGCGTGGGCGAAGAGCGCGTCGACGGCGACGTCGAGGCTCGCCAGTGCGCCCGAGTGGCTCTGCGTGGCGCGCCTCGGTGCGGCCGTGCGCCCGGACTTCACGGCCACGACCGGCTTGCGCCGCGCGACCAGCGGGGCGAGGCGCGCGAAGCGACGCGGGTTGCCGAACGCCTCGAGGTAGAGCAGCACGACGTGGGTCCGCTCGTCCTCGGCCCAGTGCGCGAGGAGATCGTTGCCCGAGACGTCCGCCTTGTTGCCGAGCGACACGAAGCTCGACAGGCCGAGGCCGACGTTACGCGCATGCTCGAGGATCGCGAGGCCGAGCGTGCCGCTCTGCGACAGGATCGCGACGTGGCCGGCCGGCGGCAGCGTGGGCGCGAAGGTGGCGTGCAGCGCGACGGTCGGGTCGGTGTTGAGCACGCCCATGCAGTTCGGGCCGACGAGGCGCATGCCGGCGCGCCGGGCGAGCGTCACGAGGTCGCGCTCGCGCGCGGCGCCCTCGGGCCCGGCGTCGGCGAATCCGGCCGACAGGACGACGAGCGCGTGTGCGCCGGCGCGGGCGGCGTCCTCGGCGACCTCGAGCACCGCTTCGGCGGGTACGGCGACGACGACCAGGTCGACGGGCGTCCCGATCGCCGACACCGTCCGCACCGCCGGCAGGTCGCCGACCGTCGCGGCGTGGGGGTGCACGGGATGGATCGTCCCCGTGAACCCGCCGCGCACGAGGTTCCGCAGCACGGCGCCGCCGAGCGAGTCGGGGCGGTCCGAGGCGCCGACGACGGCGACCGCGCGCGGGTGCAGCACGGCGTCGAGGCTGCGCGCCGCGGCCTCGCGGTCGCGCTCGGTCTGGATGCGCTGGTGCTCGGGCGTCTCCGCGGTGGGGAACGACAGCTGGAAGACCCCGGCGTCGAGGCTGCGGCGGACGCGGAACCCGCTCGACGCGAACATCTTCAGCATGCGGTTGTTGTCGCCGAGCACGTTGGCCTCGAACTCGGTGACGCCGCCCGCGCGCGCGAGCGGCACGAGGTGCTCGAGCAGCAGCGTGCCGATGCCCTTGCCCTGCCAGTCGTCCATCACCACGAACGCCACCTCCGCGCGGTGGGGCGGCGTCAGCCGCTCGTCGACGATGGCGTAGCGTGCGACGCCGAGCAGCTGCTCGACGCCGTCCTGATGGAGCGTGGCGACGAGCGCGACGTGGCGCACGAAGTCGAGCTGCGTGAAGGCGGTGAGCTCGTCGTCGGTGAGGCGCGTCTTCACGCGGAAGAAACGGAAGTAGACCGACTGGGGCGAGAGCCGCGCGAACTGCTCCGCGAGCCCTGCGCGGTCCTCCGGGCGGATGGCGCGGACGACGACGGCGGTGCCGTCGCGCAGGATGCCGCCGCTCGCGTAGGTCGCCGGCGTCGCGCCCATGGCGGGCGATCATACGCACGGCGGCGTCGCGCGCCAGCGATTCGGCGCCCGCCGTCGCTTCCAACGGCCCGGGGCGCACCGTACGACGGGGCTCCG from bacterium harbors:
- a CDS encoding DUF456 domain-containing protein, giving the protein MLAALGLAAFFAVQVLGLLLIPLGLPGIWLQVAACAGVVLASDGVRLGWGWVATFAGLAVVGEVVEFLLGQWGARRFGGSHAAGWGALVGGIVGAFVGGIPIPVLGAVVMSFVDTFAGAIAGEMWARRHGAPDLRIGVGAVLGRAVGVATKLALALVILILSAAALLFETGPGPQASGAGHSITQAIVPRQQVRQWPSGIAVCQQPMPPGWSGAPVPARRSAGRSPIRPEGSGETTLWVLGSPSAGRWKCTSSLAPRV
- the ettA gene encoding energy-dependent translational throttle protein EttA produces the protein MPQFIYTMKDLRKTTPQGKEILKGIWLSFYHGAKIGVLGHNGAGKSTLLRIMAGQDQDFGGEAVLGDGYKVGHLPQEPVLDPKKTVREVVEEGVAATRDLLTRFEELSMKLGEPMSDDEMEKLLAEQGRLQDQIDAANAWELDHQLEVAMDALRCPPPDASVQHLSGGERRRVALCRLLLQQPDLLLLDEPTNHLDAESVAWLEQHLQEYKGTVVAITHDRYFLDNVAGWILELDRGAGIPWEGNYSSWLEQKQNRLAQEEKETSARQRTLQRELEWVRMAPRARQAKGKARLANYEQLLAEDQAQEQRQGVQQITIPPGPRLGDLVVEAKDLQKAFDEKLLFEGLSFTLPKGGIVGVIGPNGAGKTTLFKMITGSEQPDRGALRLGDTVVPAYVDQSREALHPDWSLWQEISDGGNEIVMVGKREVNSRAYAASFNFKGADQQKKVGSLSGGERNRLHLAKLLKSGGNLLLLDEPTNDLDVDTLRALEEALLQFAGCAVVISHDRWFLDRIATHILAFEGDSKVVWFEGNYQDYEADRKKRLGAEAERPHRIKYRRLTA
- the arsC gene encoding arsenate reductase (glutaredoxin) (This arsenate reductase requires both glutathione and glutaredoxin to convert arsenate to arsenite, after which the efflux transporter formed by ArsA and ArsB can extrude the arsenite from the cell, providing resistance.), translated to MERVTVYHNPACGKSRGALDILRERNVPHDVVLYLEAPPDRATLERFLTLLAGPPADLVRKDKRFKELGLDPASYTTRDEVVALLLEHPELMERPVVIRGERAVIARPSEKVEEVL
- a CDS encoding GNAT family N-acetyltransferase; protein product: MGATPATYASGGILRDGTAVVVRAIRPEDRAGLAEQFARLSPQSVYFRFFRVKTRLTDDELTAFTQLDFVRHVALVATLHQDGVEQLLGVARYAIVDERLTPPHRAEVAFVVMDDWQGKGIGTLLLEHLVPLARAGGVTEFEANVLGDNNRMLKMFASSGFRVRRSLDAGVFQLSFPTAETPEHQRIQTERDREAAARSLDAVLHPRAVAVVGASDRPDSLGGAVLRNLVRGGFTGTIHPVHPHAATVGDLPAVRTVSAIGTPVDLVVVAVPAEAVLEVAEDAARAGAHALVVLSAGFADAGPEGAARERDLVTLARRAGMRLVGPNCMGVLNTDPTVALHATFAPTLPPAGHVAILSQSGTLGLAILEHARNVGLGLSSFVSLGNKADVSGNDLLAHWAEDERTHVVLLYLEAFGNPRRFARLAPLVARRKPVVAVKSGRTAAPRRATQSHSGALASLDVAVDALFAHAGVLRTDTLEGMFDVATLLATQPVPPGLRVGVVTNAGAPATLLADACIARGLTLPALAAETAAALPAGVAAANPVDLRPTAVPDAYRQATLAVGRDPGVDAVVVVYVPALVTHPAEAAAAIAVAAGEMPAEKPVLTVFLSARGAPALLGTGPRRAIPAYDFPENAAAALAAAAQYGAWRRRPPGSAHVLDDFARDAVRAVVERALDTAGGATWLDADDIATILRAVGIDHAETVVVAPRDARAAAARLGFPLVLKAVAPGLLRKSDAGAVLRDIGDAAAVAPAVDLLRDRVARAGTTLEAVVLQRQVPGGIEALVGVTSDPTFGPLVVCGLGGVLVELLRDVAFCVPPVTDRDAEEMLARLRAAPLLDGYRGAPPGDRAALAQIVLRISALVDVVPELRELDLNPVKVLEPGRGAIVVDARMRIGPL